The following proteins come from a genomic window of Mycobacterium sp. DL:
- a CDS encoding ferredoxin, which produces MRVEVDRDRCEGNAVCVGIAPDLYELDDEDYAVVKLDPVPAEEEALAEQSIAECPRAALIRHD; this is translated from the coding sequence ATGCGAGTGGAAGTGGACCGTGACCGTTGCGAGGGCAACGCGGTCTGTGTAGGAATAGCTCCGGACTTGTACGAGCTGGATGACGAGGACTACGCGGTGGTGAAGCTCGACCCGGTCCCTGCCGAGGAAGAGGCGCTGGCCGAGCAGTCCATCGCCGAATGTCCCCGCGCCGCTCTGATCCGCCACGACTAG
- a CDS encoding FAD-binding protein, translating to MPEADERLREDHEPDERLREDHEPDERLREDHDWDEVTDVLVAGSGAGGATAAYTAAREGLEVILVEATERFGGTTAYSGGGGMWFPCNPVLLRAGTDDRIDDALEYYTSVVGDRTPRALQETYVRSGAPLIEYLESDELLKFTLLPWPDYFGKAPKARADGMRHIAAKALRVSVAPDLAELIRGPLDSDRLGHPRPQDYFVGGRALIARFLAATRRYPNTSARLNTALTELVVADGVVVGAVVETAGERRRIRARRGVLLAAGGFEHNDDMRARFGVPGASRDTMGPWGNQGLAHLAAMAVGADSDLMDQAWWSPGLTHPDGTSAFSLWFTGGIFVDDDGKRFVNESAAYDRLGRAVLTAIADGRVTLPYWMIYDDSGDGAGGVPPVKATNVSMVEPEKYVAAGLWRTADTLEELAAEIGVPPQNLVETVTRFNDSVRRGIDEDFGRGDEPYDRAFSGGAPPLYPITKGPFHAAAFGVSDLGTKGGLRTDTAARVLDQADNVIVGLYAAGNTMAAPSGTAYPGGGNPIGTSMVFSHLAVRNMAEGAHRE from the coding sequence ATGCCTGAGGCGGATGAGCGCTTGCGCGAAGACCATGAGCCGGATGAGCGCTTGCGCGAAGACCATGAGCCGGATGAGCGCTTGCGCGAAGACCATGATTGGGACGAGGTGACCGATGTGTTGGTCGCCGGGTCCGGCGCGGGCGGGGCCACCGCGGCCTACACCGCCGCGCGGGAAGGACTCGAGGTGATCCTGGTGGAGGCCACCGAGAGGTTCGGCGGCACCACTGCGTATTCGGGTGGCGGCGGAATGTGGTTCCCGTGCAACCCGGTGCTGCTGCGCGCGGGCACCGACGACCGCATCGACGACGCGCTCGAGTACTACACCTCGGTGGTCGGCGACCGCACACCGCGCGCCCTCCAGGAAACCTACGTCCGCAGCGGTGCGCCGCTGATCGAGTACCTCGAATCCGATGAGCTGCTGAAGTTCACGCTGCTGCCGTGGCCCGACTACTTCGGCAAGGCCCCGAAGGCACGCGCCGACGGGATGCGGCACATCGCCGCCAAAGCCCTCAGGGTGTCGGTCGCTCCCGATCTGGCCGAACTCATCCGCGGGCCCCTGGACTCCGACCGCCTCGGACATCCGCGACCCCAGGACTACTTCGTCGGCGGCCGCGCGCTGATCGCCCGGTTCCTGGCCGCGACGCGGCGATATCCGAACACCTCGGCCCGGTTGAACACCGCATTGACCGAGTTGGTCGTCGCCGACGGGGTTGTCGTCGGGGCCGTCGTCGAAACGGCCGGGGAGCGCCGGAGGATCCGCGCACGCCGCGGTGTGCTGCTGGCGGCCGGTGGTTTCGAGCACAACGACGACATGCGCGCGAGGTTCGGCGTGCCGGGCGCCTCCCGAGACACCATGGGGCCGTGGGGAAATCAGGGCCTGGCCCACCTCGCCGCGATGGCTGTGGGCGCTGACAGCGACCTGATGGACCAGGCGTGGTGGTCGCCGGGCCTGACACACCCGGACGGGACGTCGGCGTTCTCCCTGTGGTTCACCGGTGGCATCTTCGTCGACGACGACGGGAAACGGTTCGTCAACGAATCGGCGGCCTACGACCGGCTCGGCCGGGCGGTGCTGACGGCGATCGCCGACGGACGGGTGACCCTGCCGTACTGGATGATCTACGACGACAGTGGCGATGGTGCTGGTGGAGTTCCACCGGTCAAAGCCACCAACGTCTCGATGGTGGAACCGGAGAAGTACGTCGCCGCCGGCCTGTGGCGCACGGCCGACACTCTGGAAGAACTCGCCGCCGAGATCGGCGTGCCACCGCAGAACCTCGTGGAGACGGTGACGCGGTTCAACGATTCTGTCCGGCGCGGTATCGACGAGGACTTCGGGCGCGGCGACGAACCCTACGACCGTGCTTTCTCCGGCGGTGCGCCACCGTTGTACCCGATCACAAAGGGGCCGTTCCACGCGGCCGCGTTCGGCGTCTCGGATCTGGGCACCAAAGGTGGGCTGCGCACCGATACCGCCGCGCGGGTGCTCGATCAGGCGGACAATGTGATCGTCGGCCTCTATGCGGCGGGCAACACCATGGCGGCACCCAGCGGAACCGCCTATCCCGGCGGCGGCAACCCGATCGGCACGAGCATGGTCTTCAGCCACCTCGCCGTGCGGAACATGGCAGAAGGAGCACACCGTGAATAG
- a CDS encoding acetolactate synthase large subunit, with protein MNGAHALLSTLVANGVDTCFANPGTSEMHFVAALDGVPQMRGVLALFEGVATGAADGYARMAGKPAAVLLHLGPGLGNGLANLHNARRAHTPMVVVVGDHATYHKAYDAPLESDIDAVAGTVSGWVRRTMRTADLAADACDAITASRAGLVSTLILPADVSWNDGGRTAPAATLPTVPTVTDDALRAAADTLRSGAPTVILVGGDATRKPGLAAASRVAEATGARLLCETFPARLERGAGVPAIERLAYFAEAAQEQLEGVAHLILAGATSPVSFFAYPGKPSDLVPDGCDVHVLAEYAGAAAALEQLADELAPGATAVSAAAVRPDRPTGDLNAFAAAAVIGALLPEAAIIVDESNTGGVGLATSTAGAPAHDVLTLTGGAIGYGIPAAVGAAIAAPDRPVLSLQADGSAMYTIAGLWTQARENLDVTTVIFNNGAYDILRIELQRVGAVSAQPPGPRALELLDLGGPAIDFVKIAQGMGVPARRATTADELAAALIEALTEPGPHLIDAVVGSLAG; from the coding sequence GTGAACGGTGCACATGCTCTGCTGAGCACGCTGGTCGCCAATGGCGTGGACACGTGCTTCGCCAACCCGGGCACCTCGGAGATGCACTTCGTGGCCGCACTGGACGGGGTCCCGCAGATGCGTGGTGTCCTGGCCCTGTTCGAGGGGGTGGCCACCGGAGCCGCCGACGGGTACGCGCGGATGGCCGGCAAGCCGGCGGCGGTGCTCCTGCACCTGGGGCCCGGCCTGGGCAACGGCCTGGCGAACCTGCACAACGCCCGTCGGGCGCACACCCCGATGGTCGTCGTCGTCGGCGATCACGCGACGTATCACAAGGCCTACGACGCCCCGTTGGAATCCGATATCGATGCGGTGGCCGGCACCGTGTCCGGGTGGGTGCGCCGCACGATGCGCACCGCCGACCTCGCCGCCGACGCCTGCGATGCGATCACCGCCAGCCGGGCCGGTCTGGTGTCGACGTTGATCCTGCCCGCCGACGTGTCCTGGAACGACGGTGGTCGCACCGCCCCCGCCGCCACGCTGCCCACCGTGCCGACCGTGACCGACGACGCGCTCCGTGCTGCGGCCGACACGCTGCGCTCCGGCGCTCCGACGGTCATCCTGGTCGGCGGCGACGCGACCCGGAAACCGGGGCTGGCGGCGGCATCTCGGGTGGCTGAGGCGACAGGTGCGCGGCTGCTGTGCGAAACCTTCCCGGCGCGTCTGGAGCGGGGAGCGGGAGTACCCGCCATCGAGCGGTTGGCGTACTTCGCCGAGGCGGCTCAAGAGCAGCTGGAAGGGGTGGCACACCTGATCCTGGCCGGCGCGACCTCGCCGGTGTCGTTCTTCGCCTATCCCGGCAAGCCCAGCGACCTGGTGCCCGACGGTTGCGACGTGCACGTGCTCGCCGAATATGCCGGCGCCGCAGCTGCACTCGAGCAGCTCGCCGACGAGCTGGCGCCTGGCGCCACCGCCGTGAGTGCCGCGGCGGTGCGGCCTGACCGGCCCACCGGCGACCTCAATGCGTTCGCCGCCGCAGCGGTGATCGGCGCGCTGCTGCCCGAGGCCGCGATCATCGTCGACGAATCCAACACCGGCGGCGTGGGACTCGCGACATCGACGGCGGGCGCGCCGGCCCATGACGTGTTGACGTTGACCGGTGGCGCGATCGGCTACGGGATCCCCGCGGCAGTGGGTGCCGCGATCGCCGCTCCGGATCGGCCGGTGCTGTCGCTGCAGGCCGACGGTTCGGCGATGTACACCATCGCCGGGTTGTGGACCCAGGCCCGGGAGAATCTCGACGTCACGACGGTGATCTTCAACAACGGCGCCTACGACATCCTGCGGATCGAGTTGCAGCGTGTCGGCGCGGTGAGCGCGCAACCACCGGGCCCCCGGGCGTTGGAGCTGCTCGATCTCGGAGGTCCGGCAATCGATTTCGTCAAGATCGCCCAAGGCATGGGCGTTCCCGCCCGGCGGGCCACCACCGCTGATGAGTTGGCGGCCGCGCTCATCGAAGCCCTGACCGAGCCGGGGCCGCATCTGATCGACGCAGTGGTCGGGTCGCTCGCCGGCTGA
- a CDS encoding AMP-binding protein, whose protein sequence is MLLDRVGDQHPGLRSRDRTWTWDEVVGESAARAALARTLRDETFSAAPFHIGVLLDNVPDFVFWLGGAALAGATVVGLNPTRGADDLAADIRHADCQLIVTDTSGMERLRDLDHGLEAARFLVVDETGYRQRVEASRTEPAAAADVDMRSLFLLLFTSGTTGTSKAVKCSQGRLARIASAATDKFGHHRGDVDYCCMPLFHGNAIMALWAPALANGATVCLAPTFSASRFLPDVRLFGATFFTYVGKALAYLMATPELPDDADNTLTRGFGTEASPEDQNEFRRRFGAELFEGYGSSEGGAVAAPDPAAPEGALGRPAHPDVVIVDPESLTPCPAAVLDAQGRVLNPDESIGEIVDRRGARDFEGYYRNDAADAERVRNGWYWSGDLGYLDSDGFLYFAGRRGDWIRVDGENTSALTVERVVRRHPGVITAGVYGVPDPRSGDQVMAAVEVADPAAFDVDHFAAFLEAQDDLGAKGIPRLLRVSADLPATGSNKVLKRDLQAQRWHTDEPVYRWVGRGRPVYRRMTDEDRRALDAEFAQHGRKPHA, encoded by the coding sequence ATGCTGCTCGACCGTGTCGGAGACCAGCACCCGGGATTGCGGAGCCGTGACCGCACCTGGACATGGGACGAGGTGGTGGGTGAGTCGGCAGCGCGGGCGGCGCTGGCACGCACGCTGCGCGACGAGACATTCTCCGCGGCGCCCTTTCACATCGGCGTGCTGCTGGACAATGTGCCGGACTTCGTGTTCTGGCTCGGCGGGGCCGCATTGGCCGGGGCGACCGTCGTCGGGCTCAATCCCACCCGCGGCGCGGACGACCTGGCCGCCGACATCCGGCATGCGGACTGCCAATTGATCGTGACCGACACATCCGGCATGGAGCGGCTGCGCGATCTCGACCACGGCCTCGAGGCTGCCCGGTTCCTGGTCGTCGACGAAACCGGGTACCGGCAGCGCGTCGAGGCAAGCCGCACCGAACCGGCCGCCGCGGCGGATGTCGACATGCGGTCGCTGTTCCTCTTGCTCTTCACCTCGGGGACCACGGGGACTTCCAAAGCAGTGAAGTGCAGTCAGGGCCGATTGGCCCGCATCGCCTCTGCGGCGACGGACAAGTTCGGCCATCACCGCGGGGACGTCGACTACTGCTGCATGCCGCTGTTCCACGGCAACGCGATCATGGCGCTGTGGGCACCGGCGCTCGCCAACGGTGCCACCGTATGTCTGGCCCCGACGTTCTCGGCGTCCCGATTCCTGCCGGATGTACGGCTTTTCGGCGCCACGTTCTTCACCTACGTTGGCAAGGCACTGGCGTACCTGATGGCGACTCCCGAGCTGCCCGACGACGCAGACAACACCCTGACACGAGGATTCGGCACCGAGGCCTCACCTGAGGACCAGAACGAGTTCCGCCGCCGGTTCGGCGCAGAACTCTTCGAGGGGTACGGCTCGAGCGAGGGCGGTGCGGTGGCCGCACCCGACCCGGCGGCGCCGGAGGGCGCCCTGGGCCGACCGGCGCATCCCGATGTCGTGATCGTCGACCCCGAGTCCCTGACGCCCTGCCCGGCGGCAGTTCTCGACGCGCAGGGGCGGGTGCTCAACCCCGACGAGAGCATCGGCGAGATCGTCGATCGGCGTGGCGCCCGGGATTTCGAGGGCTATTACCGCAACGACGCCGCAGACGCCGAGCGGGTGCGCAACGGCTGGTACTGGTCCGGTGATCTCGGCTACCTCGACTCCGACGGCTTCCTGTACTTCGCCGGGAGGCGCGGCGACTGGATCCGGGTGGACGGCGAGAACACCTCGGCGCTGACCGTCGAACGTGTCGTCCGGCGCCATCCCGGGGTGATCACCGCAGGGGTCTACGGTGTGCCGGACCCGCGGTCGGGCGATCAGGTGATGGCCGCCGTCGAAGTCGCCGACCCGGCAGCATTCGACGTCGATCACTTTGCGGCATTTCTGGAGGCTCAGGATGATCTGGGCGCCAAGGGGATTCCCCGTCTGCTCCGGGTGTCGGCCGACTTGCCGGCCACCGGTTCGAACAAGGTCCTCAAACGTGATCTGCAGGCCCAGCGCTGGCACACCGACGAACCGGTGTACCGCTGGGTCGGTCGCGGGAGACCGGTGTACCGGCGGATGACCGACGAGGACCGCCGCGCCCTGGACGCGGAGTTCGCCCAGCACGGAAGGAAGCCCCATGCCTGA
- a CDS encoding Rieske 2Fe-2S domain-containing protein, whose translation MTRFARGWHCLGLADTFRDGQPHGINAFDTKLVVFADSDGALKVLDGYCRHMGGDLSQGSVKGDQVACPFHDWRWGGDGKCTLVPYAKRTPRLARTRAWSTTEVNGQLLVWHDPEGSTPPAELTPPTIEGFDEGRWSPWQWSSILIEGSHCREIVDNNVDMAHFFYIHKAYPTYFKNVIEGHTASQFMESKPRPDFTPNFEKLWEGTYLRSEATYFGPAYMINWLHNDLAPGFTVEVALINCHYPVSHSSFVLQWGVAVQEMPGLPADKAAKLAATMNRSFGEGFLDDVEIWKNKTRIDNPLLTEEDGPVYQHRRWYEQFYVDAADVTADMTDRFEQEVDTTHANDLWQQEVAENLAARSRS comes from the coding sequence ATGACGCGCTTCGCCCGCGGCTGGCACTGCCTCGGGTTGGCCGACACATTCCGGGACGGTCAACCGCACGGCATCAACGCGTTCGACACCAAGCTGGTCGTCTTCGCCGACTCCGACGGCGCCCTGAAAGTTCTCGACGGGTACTGCCGGCACATGGGCGGCGATCTGTCCCAGGGTTCTGTCAAGGGTGACCAGGTGGCGTGCCCGTTCCACGACTGGCGCTGGGGCGGCGACGGCAAGTGCACCCTGGTTCCGTATGCGAAACGCACCCCGCGGCTGGCCCGCACCAGGGCGTGGTCGACCACCGAGGTGAACGGCCAGTTGCTGGTCTGGCACGATCCCGAGGGCTCCACTCCCCCAGCGGAACTGACCCCGCCGACGATCGAGGGATTCGACGAGGGCCGGTGGTCGCCGTGGCAGTGGAGCTCGATCCTCATCGAGGGGTCGCACTGCCGCGAGATCGTGGACAACAACGTCGACATGGCGCACTTCTTCTACATCCACAAGGCCTACCCGACGTACTTCAAGAACGTCATCGAGGGCCACACCGCGAGCCAGTTCATGGAGTCCAAGCCCCGGCCCGACTTCACGCCCAACTTCGAGAAGCTCTGGGAGGGAACCTATCTGCGGTCGGAGGCTACCTATTTCGGACCGGCCTACATGATCAACTGGCTGCACAACGATCTCGCTCCGGGGTTCACCGTCGAAGTGGCCCTGATCAACTGCCACTATCCGGTCAGCCACAGCTCGTTCGTGCTGCAGTGGGGCGTCGCCGTCCAGGAGATGCCCGGGTTGCCCGCCGACAAGGCCGCCAAGCTCGCCGCGACGATGAACCGCAGCTTCGGCGAAGGTTTCCTCGACGACGTCGAGATCTGGAAGAACAAGACCCGCATCGACAATCCGTTGCTCACCGAGGAGGACGGGCCGGTCTACCAGCACCGCCGGTGGTACGAGCAGTTCTACGTCGACGCCGCCGATGTCACCGCCGACATGACCGACCGCTTCGAGCAGGAGGTCGACACCACCCACGCCAACGATCTGTGGCAGCAGGAGGTCGCCGAGAACCTGGCCGCCCGCAGCCGAAGTTGA
- a CDS encoding acyl-CoA dehydrogenase family protein, whose amino-acid sequence MDFLKPEAVEDLSGLVRTITEAVCTPEHQRELDGAEHRFDTALWSKLVDADVLSAASPESLGGGGFGVLEQAAVLEALGRQLAAVPYLESVVVAAGALATFGSEELQQQWAVPAVTGQKILTVALAGEMGDGPVRAQARDGGYRLTGTRTLVPYGPVADAFLVPTETDSGTLVFVIAADDPGVTATSLSTTGHGCVGHLELRDVEVDEQRAVGSDGAAVVGWLETRQLLGLSAFQLGVLDRALELTALYAREREQFDRPIGSFQAVSSRLADGYIDIKGLRLTLTQAAWRLSEDHPADIDVRSAAFWAAEAGHRVAHTTVHVHGGVGIDTDHPVHRYFLAAKQSEFAVGSATGQLLAIGRELADTPA is encoded by the coding sequence ATGGACTTTTTGAAACCAGAAGCGGTAGAGGATCTCTCCGGGCTGGTCCGCACCATCACCGAGGCGGTGTGCACGCCGGAACACCAGCGCGAGCTCGACGGTGCCGAACACCGCTTCGACACAGCGCTGTGGTCCAAGCTCGTCGACGCCGACGTGCTGTCGGCCGCATCCCCGGAATCGTTGGGCGGCGGAGGATTCGGCGTACTGGAGCAAGCCGCCGTGCTCGAGGCCCTCGGCAGGCAACTCGCCGCCGTGCCGTATCTGGAGTCGGTCGTGGTGGCCGCGGGCGCCCTGGCGACCTTCGGCTCCGAGGAGCTGCAGCAGCAGTGGGCGGTGCCCGCCGTCACCGGTCAGAAGATCCTCACCGTTGCACTGGCCGGCGAGATGGGCGACGGCCCGGTCCGCGCTCAAGCCCGCGACGGCGGCTACCGATTGACCGGCACCCGCACCCTGGTGCCCTACGGGCCGGTGGCCGACGCGTTCCTGGTTCCCACCGAGACCGACTCGGGCACACTGGTCTTCGTGATCGCCGCGGATGATCCAGGCGTCACAGCCACGTCGTTGAGCACCACCGGACACGGCTGCGTCGGGCATCTGGAACTGCGCGATGTCGAGGTCGACGAGCAGCGCGCCGTCGGGTCCGACGGCGCGGCGGTGGTCGGCTGGCTGGAAACCCGTCAGCTGCTGGGCCTGTCTGCCTTCCAGTTGGGCGTGCTGGACCGGGCGCTGGAGCTCACCGCGCTGTACGCGCGCGAACGCGAACAGTTCGACAGGCCGATCGGCAGCTTCCAGGCGGTCTCCTCGCGCCTGGCCGACGGCTACATCGACATCAAGGGGCTGCGGTTGACATTGACCCAGGCCGCGTGGCGGTTGTCAGAGGACCACCCCGCCGACATCGATGTGCGGTCGGCGGCGTTCTGGGCGGCCGAGGCAGGTCACCGCGTGGCCCACACGACGGTGCACGTGCACGGTGGCGTCGGAATCGACACCGATCACCCGGTGCACCGGTACTTCCTGGCGGCCAAGCAGTCCGAGTTCGCGGTGGGCAGCGCCACCGGGCAGCTGCTGGCGATCGGTCGCGAACTGGCCGACACACCGGCCTGA
- the fadD17 gene encoding long-chain-fatty-acid--CoA ligase FadD17, with protein MATPLSPTVPGLLTSLVDVDDRGVHSVGTGDCGEPSATFVSWRNHIQDGADLAAALRARLDPGAPPHVGVLLGNTPFFCTVLVAAALSGIVPVGLNPTRRGAALQRDIEHADCQLVLADEPVDGMTAVDVESPDFAAELASFEGTPVDFRTADPDDLFMLIFTSGTSGDPKAVRCTHEKVAFPGAMLSQRFGLGPADTCYLSMPLFHSNAIMAGWAPAVAAGASIALRRKFSASQFIPDVRRFGATYANYVGKPLSYILATPERPNDAENPLKVAYGNEGAPRDLTRFARRFGVQVVDGFGSSEGGVSIARTPDTPDGALGPLVGGVTILDVETGAECPPGIVGELVNTEGSGQFRGYYKDPAAEADRMRGGVYHSGDLAYRDEDGFAYFAGRLGDWMRVDGENLGTAPIERILMRFPGITEAAVYPIPDPSVGDQVMAALVLPDDTTFDAGAFTEFLRGQDDLDIKQWPAFVRVGTALPRTQTFKVLKRQLSAEATDCPDPVYPIARP; from the coding sequence GTGGCCACCCCCCTCTCACCGACCGTTCCGGGGTTGTTGACATCCCTGGTCGACGTCGACGATCGGGGTGTCCACTCCGTCGGCACCGGTGACTGCGGGGAGCCATCGGCGACCTTCGTGAGCTGGCGCAACCACATTCAGGACGGCGCCGACCTCGCCGCGGCGCTGCGGGCACGGTTGGACCCCGGCGCGCCCCCGCACGTCGGGGTGCTGCTGGGTAACACCCCGTTCTTCTGCACGGTGCTGGTGGCCGCCGCGCTGTCGGGGATCGTGCCGGTCGGACTGAACCCGACGCGTCGGGGCGCTGCGCTGCAGCGCGACATCGAGCACGCCGACTGTCAGCTCGTGCTGGCCGACGAACCAGTCGACGGCATGACCGCTGTCGACGTCGAATCACCGGATTTCGCCGCGGAACTCGCTTCGTTCGAGGGCACACCGGTCGACTTCCGTACCGCCGATCCCGACGACCTGTTCATGTTGATCTTCACCTCGGGCACCAGCGGCGATCCGAAGGCCGTGCGCTGTACCCACGAGAAGGTGGCGTTCCCCGGCGCCATGCTCTCGCAGCGCTTCGGGCTCGGTCCCGCCGACACGTGTTATCTGTCGATGCCGCTGTTCCACTCCAACGCGATCATGGCGGGGTGGGCGCCGGCCGTGGCTGCGGGGGCGTCGATCGCATTGCGCCGCAAGTTCTCCGCATCGCAGTTCATTCCGGACGTCAGGCGCTTCGGCGCGACGTATGCCAACTATGTCGGCAAACCGTTGTCATACATCCTGGCCACCCCCGAGCGCCCAAACGACGCCGAGAACCCGTTGAAGGTGGCCTACGGCAACGAGGGTGCGCCGCGGGACCTGACCCGGTTCGCGCGGCGGTTCGGGGTGCAGGTCGTCGACGGGTTCGGGTCCAGCGAGGGCGGGGTCTCCATCGCCCGCACTCCAGACACTCCTGACGGTGCCCTGGGTCCGCTGGTGGGCGGGGTGACGATCCTCGATGTCGAGACCGGCGCCGAATGCCCGCCCGGAATCGTCGGTGAACTCGTCAACACCGAGGGGTCCGGCCAGTTCCGCGGCTACTACAAAGATCCTGCCGCAGAGGCCGATCGGATGCGTGGCGGCGTCTACCACAGCGGCGACCTCGCGTACCGCGACGAAGACGGTTTCGCCTATTTCGCCGGCCGACTGGGCGATTGGATGCGTGTCGACGGAGAGAACCTCGGCACCGCACCGATCGAGCGGATTCTGATGCGCTTCCCCGGAATCACCGAGGCTGCGGTCTATCCGATTCCGGATCCGTCGGTGGGTGATCAAGTGATGGCCGCGCTGGTCCTGCCTGACGACACCACCTTCGACGCCGGGGCCTTCACCGAATTCCTGCGCGGGCAGGACGATCTCGATATCAAACAATGGCCGGCGTTCGTCCGTGTCGGGACCGCCCTGCCGCGCACCCAGACCTTCAAGGTCCTCAAGCGGCAACTGTCCGCGGAGGCCACCGATTGCCCCGACCCCGTCTACCCGATCGCCCGGCCGTGA
- a CDS encoding acyl-CoA dehydrogenase family protein: MRIGYTPEQEELRRELRAYFTKLMTPERAEALASSDGEMGRGSVYRDTVAQMGKDGWLTLSWPEEFGGQGRPPMDGLIFNDEASIANVPVPFLTINSVAPTIMAFGTEEQKRFFLPKIAAGELHFSIGYSEPGAGTDLAALRTTAVRDGDDYVINGQKMWTSLIAYADYVWLAVRTNQEAKKHRGISMLIVPTTAEGFSWTPVHTMSGVDTSATYYQDVRVPTSALVGEENAGWKLVTNQLNHERVALVSAQPIFSALDGVREWAQNTKDAHGNRLIDSQWVQLNLARVHAKAEVLKLINWELASSDAAPSPADASAAKVYGTELATEAYRLLMEVLGTAATLRTDSPGALLRGRVERMHRSCLILTFGGGTNEIQRDIIGMVALGLPRVNR; encoded by the coding sequence ATGCGAATCGGCTACACCCCCGAACAGGAGGAGTTGCGCCGCGAACTGCGCGCGTACTTCACCAAGCTCATGACACCCGAGCGCGCCGAAGCGCTGGCGTCCAGCGACGGCGAGATGGGCCGCGGCAGCGTGTACCGCGACACCGTCGCCCAGATGGGCAAGGACGGCTGGCTGACGCTGTCCTGGCCCGAGGAGTTCGGCGGCCAGGGTCGCCCGCCGATGGACGGGCTGATCTTCAACGACGAGGCGTCGATCGCCAACGTGCCGGTGCCGTTTCTGACCATCAACAGCGTTGCACCGACGATCATGGCGTTCGGCACCGAGGAGCAGAAGAGGTTCTTCCTGCCCAAGATCGCCGCGGGCGAACTGCACTTCTCGATCGGCTATTCGGAGCCGGGTGCGGGCACCGATCTGGCGGCACTGCGCACCACCGCGGTCCGTGACGGGGACGACTACGTCATCAACGGGCAGAAGATGTGGACCAGCCTGATCGCCTACGCCGACTATGTCTGGCTGGCGGTGCGCACCAACCAGGAAGCCAAGAAACACCGCGGCATCTCCATGCTGATCGTGCCGACCACGGCCGAGGGCTTCTCCTGGACACCCGTGCACACGATGTCGGGTGTCGACACCAGCGCCACCTACTACCAGGACGTCAGGGTTCCGACCTCGGCCCTGGTGGGCGAAGAGAACGCGGGCTGGAAGCTGGTCACCAACCAGCTCAACCACGAACGGGTGGCGCTGGTTTCGGCCCAGCCGATCTTCTCGGCGCTCGACGGGGTCCGCGAGTGGGCACAGAACACCAAGGACGCCCACGGCAACCGCCTGATCGACTCGCAGTGGGTCCAGCTCAACCTGGCCCGTGTGCACGCCAAGGCCGAGGTGCTCAAGCTGATCAACTGGGAGCTCGCATCCAGCGACGCCGCCCCGTCCCCGGCCGACGCGTCGGCGGCGAAGGTCTACGGCACCGAGTTGGCCACCGAGGCCTATCGGCTGCTGATGGAGGTGCTGGGCACGGCGGCGACGCTGCGCACCGATTCGCCCGGTGCGCTGTTGCGTGGCCGCGTGGAACGTATGCACCGGTCCTGCCTGATCCTCACGTTCGGCGGCGGCACCAACGAGATCCAGCGGGACATCATCGGCATGGTCGCTCTCGGCCTGCCCCGGGTCAACCGCTAA
- a CDS encoding LpqN/LpqT family lipoprotein, whose amino-acid sequence MKLSAVTRTAALATALAVLATGCGSTTTTGSGTTASESSETSTSETTTTSAAAAPSTARIAPREEAPEGPAPTIADYIVANGIQETPVSPGDPNAPFIDLPFPEGWQDAGPETPEWAYGAIYYDGPGAEEYTPSIVALVSRLDGDVDPQAILDHAPGELTNLPGWSPMSNGRESTLSGFPAFQLGGTWEQDGLAKIIAQKTVVIPRSDAVYVLQLNADGLESQMDIVATATNIIDDDTVITP is encoded by the coding sequence ATGAAGCTCTCGGCCGTCACTCGGACCGCCGCGCTCGCCACAGCTCTGGCAGTCCTCGCCACGGGCTGCGGTTCGACCACCACGACCGGTTCGGGCACCACGGCATCGGAGTCGTCGGAGACCTCCACGTCGGAGACGACCACCACCAGTGCGGCGGCCGCACCGTCGACCGCCAGGATCGCCCCGCGGGAGGAGGCCCCGGAAGGTCCGGCCCCGACGATCGCCGACTACATCGTTGCCAACGGCATCCAGGAGACCCCGGTCAGTCCGGGCGATCCGAACGCGCCGTTCATCGACCTGCCCTTCCCGGAAGGCTGGCAGGACGCCGGCCCCGAGACTCCCGAATGGGCCTACGGCGCCATCTATTACGACGGACCCGGGGCCGAGGAGTACACGCCGAGCATCGTCGCGCTGGTGTCCAGGCTCGACGGCGATGTGGATCCGCAGGCGATCCTCGACCACGCGCCGGGCGAATTGACCAACCTGCCCGGCTGGAGCCCGATGAGCAACGGCCGGGAGAGCACACTCAGCGGCTTCCCGGCATTCCAACTCGGTGGCACCTGGGAGCAGGACGGCCTGGCGAAGATCATCGCGCAGAAGACCGTCGTGATCCCGCGCAGCGACGCGGTGTACGTGTTGCAGCTCAATGCCGACGGCCTGGAGAGTCAGATGGACATCGTCGCCACCGCTACGAACATCATCGACGACGACACCGTCATCACGCCCTGA